In Microbacterium pumilum, the following proteins share a genomic window:
- a CDS encoding DUF5684 domain-containing protein — protein sequence MTAFDGSTTLALTMLALALVVVLYVWLALGLAAVFQKSGEEGWRAWVPVLNLIVLLRLGGLSGWLLLLWLIPFAGPVAVWVIVVIAAHRIGAAFGYGAGMTVLAAVLLPAWATVIGFGSSRWVGDESQPREPRGAVANSREAGARRTASAVEYDDGVEFLSTLSDSAPPAAGFDATTPPSAYGRRTATPAAAPPLPPLPAAPPAGWVPPPLPTSSAAPAPATPPASAPAVPAPTVPGPPTPAKPATPAAAVPAPAAASDLPPIPPIPQTSQDPVSGAMRERIWEGLGDADEFTGEVTGAVSGAPAPISAVPVMRRGDQDDEVPPGPMRGAGTARSSDPADAMPPVTRVPAAAYAPPVEPWAPARSPMSDPEAFSETSGEVSAIAGAPSAGTPRSALSSVSAAYASPGIPDESIEETVITQRRRVNWSLVPPSGAPIPLRSETVIVGRRPVADAAFPGAQLVAIQDGTVSKIHARLELRDEAWYITDLDSTNGVLFATLMGTEVEAPPGVEVEAGDRFLLGDAEVRLIRSDG from the coding sequence ATCGTGCTGCTGCGGCTCGGCGGACTGTCGGGCTGGCTGCTGCTGCTCTGGCTGATCCCGTTCGCCGGTCCCGTCGCGGTCTGGGTGATCGTGGTCATCGCCGCCCACCGCATCGGTGCGGCGTTCGGCTACGGGGCGGGGATGACGGTCCTCGCCGCTGTCCTCCTGCCCGCCTGGGCCACGGTGATCGGCTTCGGCTCGAGCCGATGGGTCGGCGACGAGTCGCAGCCGCGGGAACCCCGCGGCGCAGTGGCGAACTCGCGGGAGGCGGGTGCCCGCCGGACCGCGTCCGCGGTCGAGTACGACGACGGAGTCGAGTTCTTGTCGACGCTCTCCGATTCCGCTCCACCCGCCGCGGGCTTCGACGCGACCACTCCGCCGTCTGCCTACGGGCGCAGGACCGCGACGCCGGCCGCTGCCCCGCCGCTTCCGCCGCTGCCCGCAGCCCCGCCCGCCGGCTGGGTGCCGCCGCCGCTGCCCACTTCCTCCGCCGCACCGGCTCCGGCCACGCCGCCGGCTTCCGCTCCGGCCGTGCCGGCTCCGACTGTGCCCGGCCCACCGACCCCCGCGAAGCCCGCGACACCGGCGGCAGCCGTCCCGGCACCGGCCGCGGCATCCGATCTCCCACCGATCCCACCCATCCCGCAGACCTCGCAGGACCCGGTCTCCGGCGCGATGCGCGAGCGGATCTGGGAGGGGCTGGGCGACGCCGACGAGTTCACCGGAGAGGTGACCGGCGCAGTGTCGGGCGCCCCGGCGCCCATCTCGGCCGTCCCCGTCATGCGACGAGGCGACCAAGACGACGAAGTGCCCCCCGGCCCGATGCGCGGAGCCGGAACTGCTCGCTCGAGCGACCCGGCCGACGCTATGCCGCCGGTCACCCGCGTGCCTGCCGCGGCCTACGCGCCTCCGGTCGAGCCCTGGGCTCCGGCGCGATCGCCGATGAGCGATCCTGAGGCGTTCTCTGAGACGTCGGGAGAGGTGTCCGCCATCGCCGGGGCGCCGAGTGCGGGGACGCCCCGCTCCGCGCTCTCGTCGGTCTCGGCCGCGTACGCGTCTCCCGGGATCCCCGACGAATCGATCGAAGAGACGGTCATCACTCAGCGCCGTCGCGTCAACTGGTCGCTGGTCCCGCCCTCCGGCGCGCCGATCCCGCTCCGCTCCGAGACCGTGATCGTCGGGCGGCGTCCGGTCGCCGACGCCGCGTTCCCCGGTGCGCAGCTCGTGGCTATCCAGGACGGCACGGTCTCCAAGATCCATGCGCGCCTGGAGCTGCGGGACGAAGCCTGGTACATCACCGACCTCGACTCGACGAACGGCGTGCTGTTCGCAACGCTCATGGGCACCGAGGTCGAAGCGCCGCCAGGCGTCGAGGTCGAGGCCGGCGACAGGTTCCTGCTCGGAGACGCCGAGGTGCGGCTGATCCGGAGCGACGGATGA
- the rpsL gene encoding 30S ribosomal protein S12: MPTIQQLVRKGRSPKVTKTKAPALKSNPQQAGVCTRVYTTTPKKPNSAMRKVARVKLRNGSEVTAYIPGEGHNLQEHSLVLVRGGRVKDLPGVRYKIVRGALDTQAVKNRKQARSRYGAKKG, encoded by the coding sequence GTGCCAACCATTCAGCAGTTGGTTCGCAAGGGACGCTCGCCCAAGGTCACCAAGACCAAGGCGCCCGCGCTCAAGTCGAACCCCCAGCAGGCAGGCGTCTGCACCCGCGTGTACACGACCACGCCCAAGAAGCCGAACTCGGCGATGCGCAAGGTCGCCCGCGTCAAGCTCCGCAACGGCTCCGAGGTCACCGCGTACATCCCCGGTGAGGGCCACAACCTGCAGGAGCACTCGCTGGTGCTCGTCCGCGGCGGTCGCGTCAAGGACCTGCCCGGTGTCCGTTACAAGATCGTCCGCGGCGCCCTGGACACCCAGGCCGTCAAGAACCGTAAGCAGGCTCGCAGCCGCTACGGCGCGAAGAAGGGTTAA
- the rpsG gene encoding 30S ribosomal protein S7 encodes MPRKGPAPKRPVVNDPVYGAPIVSQLVNKILVDGKKSLAESIVYTALKGVESKNGQDAVVTLKKALDNVRPTLEVKSRRVGGSTYQVPVEVKPHRANTLALRWLVSYAKGRREKTMTERLQNEILDASNGLGAAVKRREDTHKMAESNRAFAHYRW; translated from the coding sequence ATGCCTCGCAAGGGACCAGCCCCGAAGCGCCCCGTCGTCAACGACCCGGTCTACGGCGCACCGATCGTCAGCCAGCTCGTCAACAAGATCCTCGTCGACGGCAAGAAGTCGCTCGCCGAGTCGATCGTCTACACCGCCCTCAAGGGTGTCGAGTCGAAGAACGGTCAGGACGCCGTCGTCACGCTCAAGAAGGCGCTCGACAACGTGCGCCCGACCCTCGAGGTCAAGAGCCGCCGCGTCGGCGGCTCGACCTACCAGGTGCCGGTCGAGGTCAAGCCTCACCGTGCCAACACGCTCGCACTCCGCTGGCTCGTGAGCTACGCGAAGGGCCGTCGTGAGAAGACCATGACCGAGCGCCTCCAGAACGAGATCCTGGATGCCTCGAACGGCCTGGGTGCCGCGGTCAAGCGCCGTGAAGACACCCACAAGATGGCCGAGTCGAACCGCGCGTTCGCGCACTACCGCTGGTAA
- the fusA gene encoding elongation factor G has translation MAQEVLTDLTKVRNIGIMAHIDAGKTTTTERILFYTGTNHKIGETHDGASTTDWMEQEQERGITITSAAVTCFWDKNQINIIDTPGHVDFTVEVERSLRVLDGAVAVFDGKEGVEPQSETVWRQADKYNVPRICFVNKMDKLGADFYFTVDTIINKLKAKPLVIQLPIGVENDFVGVVDLVEMRALVWAGDAKGDVTMGAKYDVQEIPADMADVVAKYRELLLETVAESDEVLLEKHFSGEGLTVPEIKAAIRKMTVNSELYPVLCGSAFKNRGVQPMLDAVVDYLPSPLDVPAIEAHDPKNEEIVIERHADRDEPFTALAFKIVTHPFFGRLTYIRVYSGHLDSGGQIVNSTKSKKERIGKIFQMYANKENPVDSVTAGHIYAVIGLKDTTTGDTLSDSQHQVVLESMTFPEPVIEVAIEPKTKADQEKLGLAIQKLAEEDPTFRVEQNSDTGQTVIKGMGELHLDILVDRMKREFRVEANVGKPQVAYRETIKKSVDRHDYTHKKQTGGSGQFAKIQFAIEPLEVTADKTYEFENKVTGGRIPREYIAPVDQGFQDAMNVGVLAGYPMVGVKAILMDGASHDVDSSEMAFKIAGSMGFKEAVRKANPVILEPIMGVEVRTPEEYMGDVIGDLNSRRGQIQSMEDAAGVKVVRALVPLSEMFGYIGDLRSKTSGRAVYSMEFDSYAEVPRAVADEIVQKNKGE, from the coding sequence GTGGCACAAGAAGTGCTCACCGACCTCACCAAGGTCCGCAACATCGGCATCATGGCGCACATCGATGCCGGCAAGACGACGACGACCGAGCGCATCCTGTTCTACACGGGAACCAACCACAAGATCGGTGAGACGCACGATGGTGCGTCGACGACCGACTGGATGGAGCAGGAGCAGGAGCGTGGCATCACGATCACCTCTGCGGCTGTGACGTGCTTCTGGGACAAGAACCAGATCAACATCATCGACACGCCCGGCCACGTCGACTTCACCGTCGAGGTGGAGCGCTCGCTCCGCGTCCTCGACGGCGCCGTCGCCGTCTTCGACGGCAAGGAGGGCGTCGAGCCCCAGTCCGAGACCGTGTGGCGTCAGGCCGACAAGTACAACGTCCCTCGCATCTGCTTCGTCAACAAGATGGACAAGCTCGGCGCCGACTTCTACTTCACGGTCGACACGATCATCAACAAGCTCAAGGCCAAGCCGCTGGTCATCCAGCTGCCCATCGGCGTCGAGAACGACTTCGTCGGCGTCGTCGACCTGGTCGAGATGCGCGCGCTGGTCTGGGCCGGCGATGCCAAGGGTGATGTCACCATGGGCGCCAAGTACGACGTCCAGGAGATCCCGGCCGACATGGCCGATGTCGTCGCCAAGTACCGCGAGCTGCTGCTCGAGACCGTCGCCGAGTCCGACGAGGTGCTCCTCGAGAAGCACTTCAGCGGCGAGGGCCTGACCGTCCCCGAGATCAAGGCCGCCATCCGCAAGATGACCGTCAACTCGGAGCTCTACCCGGTGCTCTGCGGCTCGGCGTTCAAGAACCGCGGCGTGCAGCCCATGCTCGACGCGGTCGTGGACTACCTCCCGTCGCCCCTCGACGTGCCCGCCATCGAGGCGCACGACCCGAAGAACGAAGAGATCGTCATCGAGCGCCACGCGGACCGTGACGAGCCCTTCACTGCTCTCGCGTTCAAGATCGTGACGCACCCCTTCTTCGGTCGCCTCACCTACATCCGCGTGTACTCCGGTCACCTGGACTCCGGTGGACAGATCGTCAACTCGACGAAGTCCAAGAAGGAGCGCATCGGGAAGATCTTCCAGATGTACGCCAACAAGGAGAACCCCGTCGACTCGGTCACCGCCGGTCACATCTACGCGGTCATCGGCCTCAAGGACACGACCACGGGTGACACGCTCTCCGATTCGCAGCACCAGGTCGTGCTCGAGTCGATGACGTTCCCCGAGCCGGTCATCGAGGTCGCGATCGAGCCCAAGACCAAGGCCGACCAGGAGAAGCTGGGTCTCGCGATCCAGAAGCTCGCGGAGGAGGACCCGACGTTCCGCGTCGAGCAGAACTCCGACACCGGTCAGACCGTCATCAAGGGCATGGGCGAGCTCCACCTCGACATCCTGGTCGACCGCATGAAGCGCGAGTTCCGCGTCGAGGCGAACGTCGGCAAGCCCCAGGTCGCGTACCGCGAGACGATCAAGAAGTCCGTCGACCGCCACGACTACACGCACAAGAAGCAGACCGGTGGTTCGGGTCAGTTCGCGAAGATCCAGTTCGCGATCGAGCCGCTCGAGGTCACGGCCGACAAGACCTACGAGTTCGAGAACAAGGTCACCGGTGGCCGCATCCCGCGCGAGTACATCGCGCCGGTCGACCAGGGCTTCCAGGACGCCATGAACGTCGGCGTGCTCGCCGGCTATCCCATGGTGGGCGTGAAGGCGATCCTCATGGACGGCGCGTCGCACGACGTCGACTCGTCCGAGATGGCGTTCAAGATCGCCGGCTCGATGGGCTTCAAGGAGGCCGTCCGCAAGGCGAACCCGGTCATCCTCGAACCCATCATGGGCGTCGAGGTCCGTACGCCCGAGGAGTACATGGGCGACGTCATCGGCGACCTGAACTCGCGTCGCGGTCAGATCCAGTCCATGGAGGATGCCGCCGGCGTCAAGGTCGTGCGCGCGCTCGTCCCGCTGTCCGAGATGTTCGGCTACATCGGCGACCTGCGCTCGAAGACCTCGGGTCGCGCGGTCTACTCGATGGAATTCGACAGCTACGCCGAGGTTCCTCGCGCCGTCGCTGACGAGATCGTCCAGAAGAACAAGGGCGAATAG
- the tuf gene encoding elongation factor Tu: MAKAKFERTKPHVNIGTIGHVDHGKTTLTAAISKVLADKYPSATNVQRDFASIDSAPEERQRGITINISHVEYETPKRHYAHVDAPGHADYIKNMITGAAQMDGAILVVAATDGPMAQTREHVLLAKQVGVPYLLVALNKSDMVDDEEILELVELEVRELLSSQDFDGDNAPVVRVSGLKALEGDAEWTEKIVELMDAVDESIPDPIRDKDKPFLMPIEDVFTITGRGTVVTGRAERGTLAINSEVEIVGLRPTQKTIVTGIEMFHKQLDEAWAGENCGLLLRGTKRDDVERGQVVVKPGSVTPHTNFEGTAYILSKEEGGRHNPFFTNYRPQFYFRTTDVTGVITLPEGTEMVMPGDTTDMTVELIQPIAMEEGLGFAIREGGRTVGAGTVTSIIK, from the coding sequence GTGGCTAAGGCCAAGTTCGAGCGGACCAAGCCGCACGTGAACATCGGAACGATCGGTCACGTCGACCACGGCAAGACCACGCTCACCGCAGCGATCTCGAAGGTGCTCGCCGACAAGTACCCGTCGGCCACCAACGTGCAGCGCGACTTCGCGTCGATCGACTCCGCTCCTGAAGAGCGTCAGCGCGGCATCACGATCAACATCTCGCACGTCGAGTACGAGACGCCCAAGCGTCACTACGCTCACGTCGACGCTCCTGGTCACGCTGACTACATCAAGAACATGATCACCGGTGCGGCTCAGATGGACGGCGCGATCCTCGTGGTCGCCGCCACCGACGGCCCGATGGCTCAGACCCGTGAGCACGTGCTGCTCGCCAAGCAGGTCGGCGTGCCCTACCTGCTCGTGGCGCTCAACAAGAGCGACATGGTCGACGACGAGGAGATCCTGGAGCTCGTCGAGCTCGAGGTCCGTGAGCTGCTCTCCAGCCAGGACTTCGACGGTGACAACGCTCCGGTCGTCCGCGTCTCGGGCCTCAAGGCGCTCGAGGGCGACGCCGAGTGGACCGAGAAGATCGTCGAGCTCATGGACGCCGTCGACGAGTCGATCCCCGACCCGATCCGCGACAAGGACAAGCCGTTCCTCATGCCGATCGAGGACGTCTTCACCATCACCGGCCGTGGCACGGTCGTGACGGGTCGCGCCGAGCGCGGCACCCTCGCGATCAACTCCGAGGTCGAGATCGTGGGTCTGCGCCCGACGCAGAAGACGATCGTCACCGGCATCGAGATGTTCCACAAGCAGCTCGACGAGGCGTGGGCCGGCGAGAACTGCGGTCTGCTCCTTCGTGGCACCAAGCGTGACGACGTCGAGCGCGGCCAGGTCGTCGTGAAGCCCGGTTCGGTCACCCCGCACACCAACTTCGAGGGCACGGCGTACATCCTGTCCAAGGAGGAGGGCGGCCGTCACAACCCGTTCTTCACGAACTACCGCCCGCAGTTCTACTTCCGCACCACCGACGTCACCGGCGTCATCACGCTGCCCGAGGGCACCGAGATGGTCATGCCCGGCGACACCACCGACATGACGGTCGAGCTGATCCAGCCCATCGCCATGGAAGAGGGCCTCGGCTTCGCGATCCGTGAGGGTGGCCGCACCGTCGGCGCCGGCACGGTGACCAGCATCATCAAGTAG
- the rpsJ gene encoding 30S ribosomal protein S10, with amino-acid sequence MAGQKIRIRLKSYDHAGLDSSARKIVDTVTRAGATVVGPVPLPTEKNVVCVIRSPHKYKDSREHFEMRTHKRLIDIIDPTPKAVDSLMRLDLPADVNIEIKL; translated from the coding sequence ATGGCGGGACAGAAGATCCGCATTCGCCTGAAGTCGTACGATCACGCCGGCCTCGATTCGTCGGCCCGCAAGATCGTCGACACCGTGACCCGTGCCGGCGCGACCGTTGTGGGCCCCGTGCCCCTGCCGACCGAGAAGAACGTCGTGTGCGTCATCCGGTCGCCCCACAAGTACAAGGACAGCCGCGAGCACTTCGAGATGCGCACCCACAAGCGTCTGATCGACATCATCGACCCGACGCCCAAGGCCGTCGACTCGCTGATGCGTCTCGACCTGCCGGCCGATGTCAACATCGAGATCAAGCTCTGA
- the rplC gene encoding 50S ribosomal protein L3, producing MADINNKISKGLLGTKLGMTQVWNEQGKLIPVTVIEVAPNVVTQVRTPEKDGYNAVQIAYGQIDPRKVNQPLTAHFEAAGVTPRRHLTEIRTADAADYSLGQELTAEGTFQAGQLVDVVGTSKGKGFAGVMKRHNFKGVSASHGSHRNHRKPGSIGASSTPSRVFKGMRMAGRMGGERVTVLNLTVHAVDAEKGLLLVKGAVPGARGRIVYVRNAVKGA from the coding sequence ATGGCTGACATCAACAACAAGATTTCGAAGGGACTGCTGGGCACCAAGCTCGGCATGACCCAGGTGTGGAACGAGCAGGGCAAGCTCATTCCCGTCACCGTCATCGAGGTGGCTCCGAACGTGGTGACCCAGGTTCGCACCCCCGAGAAGGACGGCTACAACGCCGTGCAGATCGCCTACGGGCAGATCGACCCGCGCAAGGTCAACCAGCCGCTGACCGCCCACTTCGAGGCTGCCGGCGTCACGCCGCGCCGCCACCTCACCGAGATCCGCACGGCTGACGCCGCGGACTACTCGCTGGGCCAGGAGCTCACCGCTGAGGGCACGTTCCAGGCCGGCCAGCTGGTCGACGTCGTCGGCACCAGCAAGGGCAAGGGCTTCGCCGGTGTCATGAAGCGTCACAACTTCAAGGGCGTCTCGGCATCGCACGGTTCGCACCGCAACCACCGCAAGCCCGGCTCGATCGGCGCATCGTCGACCCCGAGCCGCGTCTTCAAGGGCATGCGCATGGCCGGCCGTATGGGTGGCGAGCGCGTGACCGTCCTCAACCTCACGGTGCACGCCGTCGACGCCGAGAAGGGTCTGCTGCTCGTCAAGGGCGCCGTCCCCGGTGCACGCGGCCGCATCGTCTACGTCCGCAACGCAGTGAAGGGGGCCTAG
- the rplD gene encoding 50S ribosomal protein L4: MADSTLALDVLTADGKKAGSVELPASVFDVKTNIPLIHQVVVAQRAAARQGTHSTKRRGEVSGAGRKPFKQKGTGNARQGSIRAPHMTGGGIVHGPKPRDYSQRTPKKMIAAALLGSLSDRARGDRLHVVDSFAIEGAPSTKAAAAVLAGFSAIKNVLVVIDRDDEITVKSVRNLKYVHVLTFDQLNAYDVLVSDDIVFTKAAYDAFVASKAGATEEVSA, translated from the coding sequence ATGGCCGACTCGACTCTCGCGCTCGACGTGCTGACCGCCGACGGCAAGAAGGCCGGCTCTGTGGAGCTGCCCGCCTCGGTGTTCGACGTCAAGACGAACATCCCGCTCATCCACCAGGTCGTCGTCGCGCAGCGCGCGGCGGCTCGCCAGGGCACGCACTCGACCAAGCGTCGTGGCGAGGTCTCCGGTGCCGGCCGCAAGCCCTTCAAGCAGAAGGGCACGGGTAACGCCCGTCAGGGCTCGATCCGCGCGCCGCACATGACCGGCGGTGGCATCGTCCACGGCCCGAAGCCGCGCGACTACTCGCAGCGCACCCCCAAGAAGATGATCGCCGCCGCTCTGCTCGGATCGCTCAGCGACCGCGCCCGCGGTGACCGCCTGCACGTCGTCGACTCCTTCGCGATCGAGGGTGCTCCCTCGACGAAGGCCGCTGCCGCTGTGCTCGCCGGCTTCTCCGCGATCAAGAACGTCCTGGTCGTCATCGACCGCGACGACGAGATCACCGTCAAGAGCGTGCGCAACCTGAAGTACGTCCACGTGCTGACGTTCGACCAGCTCAACGCCTACGACGTGCTCGTCTCCGACGACATCGTCTTCACCAAGGCCGCCTACGACGCGTTCGTCGCATCGAAGGCCGGCGCCACCGAGGAGGTCTCGGCATGA
- the rplW gene encoding 50S ribosomal protein L23 yields MSTLNTALNKDPRDVILKPVVSEKSYGLIDEGKYTFLVDPRATKTEIKLAIEKIFGVKVAAVNTINRVGKARRTRFGTGKRKDTKRAIVTLKSGTIDIFTAVG; encoded by the coding sequence ATGAGCACCCTGAACACGGCACTCAACAAGGACCCGCGCGACGTCATCCTGAAGCCGGTCGTCTCCGAGAAGAGCTACGGGCTCATCGACGAGGGCAAGTACACGTTCCTCGTGGACCCCCGCGCGACCAAGACCGAGATCAAGCTCGCCATCGAGAAGATCTTCGGCGTCAAGGTTGCTGCGGTCAACACGATCAACCGCGTCGGCAAGGCCCGCCGCACCCGCTTCGGCACCGGCAAGCGCAAGGACACCAAGCGCGCCATCGTGACCCTGAAGTCGGGCACCATCGACATCTTCACGGCAGTCGGCTGA
- the rplB gene encoding 50S ribosomal protein L2, with the protein MAIRKYKPTTPGRRGSSVADFAEITRSTPEKSLLRPLSKTGGRNNQGRITTRHIGGGHKRQYRVIDFRRNDKDGIDAKVAHIEYDPNRTARIALLHYADGEKRYIIAPNKLSQGDIVESGPSADIKPGNNLPLRNIPTGTVIHAIELRPGGGAKMARSAGVSVRLVAKDGPYAQLRLPSGEIRNVDARCRATVGEVGNAEQSNINWGKAGRNRWKGIRPTVRGVAMNPVDHPHGGGEGKTSGGRHPVTPWGQKEGRTRHANKESDQYIVRRRNAGKKRK; encoded by the coding sequence ATGGCTATTCGCAAATACAAGCCCACGACCCCGGGTCGCCGCGGCTCGTCGGTGGCCGACTTCGCCGAGATCACCCGATCGACGCCTGAGAAGTCGCTCCTCCGCCCGCTGTCCAAGACCGGTGGCCGCAACAACCAGGGCCGCATCACCACCCGTCACATCGGTGGTGGCCACAAGCGTCAGTACCGCGTCATCGACTTCCGTCGCAACGACAAGGACGGCATCGACGCCAAGGTCGCCCACATCGAGTACGACCCGAACCGCACCGCACGCATCGCGCTGCTGCACTACGCGGACGGCGAGAAGCGCTACATCATCGCGCCGAACAAGCTGTCGCAGGGTGACATCGTCGAGTCGGGTCCCTCGGCCGACATCAAGCCCGGCAACAACCTGCCGCTGCGCAACATCCCGACCGGTACGGTGATCCACGCGATCGAGCTCCGCCCCGGTGGCGGTGCGAAGATGGCCCGTTCGGCCGGCGTCTCGGTGCGTCTGGTCGCCAAGGACGGTCCGTACGCGCAGCTGCGTCTCCCCTCGGGCGAGATCCGCAATGTCGACGCGCGCTGCCGCGCGACCGTCGGCGAGGTCGGCAACGCCGAGCAGTCGAACATCAACTGGGGCAAGGCCGGCCGCAACCGCTGGAAGGGCATCCGCCCGACCGTCCGCGGTGTCGCGATGAACCCGGTCGACCACCCGCACGGTGGTGGCGAGGGCAAGACGTCCGGTGGACGTCACCCGGTGACGCCGTGGGGCCAGAAGGAAGGCCGCACGCGTCACGCCAACAAGGAAAGCGACCAGTACATCGTCCGCCGTCGCAACGCCGGCAAGAAGCGCAAGTAG
- the rpsS gene encoding 30S ribosomal protein S19, whose product MPRSLKKGPFVDEHLLRKVVVQNEAGTKNVVKTWSRRSMIVPAMLGHTIAVHDGRKHIPVFVTETMVGHKLGEFAPTRTFRGHEKDDKKGRRR is encoded by the coding sequence ATGCCACGCAGTCTTAAGAAGGGCCCCTTCGTCGACGAGCACCTGCTTCGCAAGGTAGTCGTCCAGAACGAGGCAGGTACCAAGAACGTCGTCAAGACGTGGTCACGTCGCTCGATGATCGTCCCGGCAATGCTGGGTCACACGATCGCCGTGCACGACGGCCGCAAGCACATCCCCGTGTTCGTGACCGAGACCATGGTCGGACACAAACTGGGCGAATTCGCGCCCACCCGCACCTTCCGCGGCCACGAGAAGGATGACAAGAAGGGCCGTCGCCGCTAG
- the rplV gene encoding 50S ribosomal protein L22, translating into MVESIARVRHIRVTPQKARRVVALIKGKQAQEALAILKFAPQAASEPIYKLVAAGIANARVKADKDGEYLDEQDLYVANAYVDEGTTLKRFQPRAQGRAFQIKKRTSHITVVLSTPEVADASTSSATAGTKNKKASK; encoded by the coding sequence ATGGTGGAGTCCATCGCACGAGTGCGACACATCCGCGTGACCCCTCAGAAGGCTCGTCGTGTCGTCGCCCTCATCAAGGGCAAGCAGGCTCAGGAGGCCCTGGCCATCCTGAAGTTCGCGCCGCAGGCTGCAAGCGAGCCGATCTACAAGCTCGTCGCCGCCGGGATCGCGAACGCTCGCGTGAAGGCCGACAAGGACGGCGAGTACCTGGACGAGCAGGACCTGTACGTGGCCAACGCGTACGTCGACGAGGGCACGACGCTCAAGCGTTTCCAGCCCCGTGCTCAGGGTCGCGCGTTCCAGATCAAGAAGCGCACGAGCCACATCACGGTCGTGCTCTCGACGCCGGAGGTCGCTGATGCTTCGACAAGCTCAGCAACCGCGGGAACCAAGAACAAGAAGGCGAGCAAGTAA
- the rpsC gene encoding 30S ribosomal protein S3 codes for MGQKVNPYGFRLGITTDHVSRWFSDSTKPGQRYADYVAEDIKIRKLLQTSLDRAGVSNIEIERTRDRVRVDIHTARPGIVIGRRGAEAERIRTDLEKLSGKQIQLNILEVKNPEADAQLVAQGIAEQLSARVAFRRAMRKGLQGAQRAGAKGVRIQVSGRLGGAEMSRSEFYREGRVPLHTLRANIDYGFYEAKTTFGRIGVKVWIYKGDLTNKELAREQANAPKAPRGRDDRGGDRRRGPRNDAPVAEGASA; via the coding sequence ATGGGCCAGAAGGTAAACCCGTACGGCTTCCGCCTCGGCATCACCACCGACCACGTGTCGCGCTGGTTCTCCGACTCGACGAAGCCCGGACAGCGCTACGCCGACTACGTGGCCGAGGACATCAAGATCCGGAAGCTGCTGCAGACGAGTCTCGACCGTGCCGGCGTGAGCAACATCGAGATCGAGCGCACGCGCGACCGCGTCCGTGTCGACATCCACACCGCCCGCCCGGGCATCGTGATCGGCCGCCGCGGCGCCGAGGCCGAGCGCATCCGCACCGACCTCGAGAAGCTCTCCGGCAAGCAGATCCAGCTGAACATCCTCGAGGTCAAGAACCCCGAGGCCGACGCTCAGCTCGTCGCGCAGGGTATCGCCGAGCAGCTCTCCGCTCGCGTGGCATTCCGCCGCGCGATGCGCAAGGGCCTGCAGGGCGCGCAGCGCGCGGGCGCCAAGGGCGTCCGCATCCAGGTCTCCGGCCGCCTCGGCGGCGCTGAGATGAGCCGGTCGGAGTTCTACCGCGAGGGTCGTGTGCCGCTACACACGCTGCGCGCGAACATCGACTACGGCTTCTACGAGGCCAAGACCACCTTCGGCCGCATCGGCGTGAAGGTCTGGATCTACAAGGGCGACCTCACCAACAAGGAACTGGCGCGCGAGCAGGCCAACGCACCGAAGGCACCCCGTGGTCGTGACGACCGCGGTGGCGACCGTCGCCGTGGCCCGCGCAACGATGCCCCCGTGGCAGAAGGAGCGTCTGCCTGA
- the rplP gene encoding 50S ribosomal protein L16, whose product MLIPRKVKYRKQHHPGRSGQATGGTKVSFGEFGIQAITPAYVTNRQIESARIAMTRHIKRGGKVWINIYPDRPLTKKPAETRMGSGKGSPEWWVANVKPGRVLFEVAGVNEQLAREALTRAIHKLPLKARIIKREEGDA is encoded by the coding sequence ATGCTTATTCCCCGCAAGGTCAAGTACCGTAAGCAGCACCACCCCGGCCGTTCCGGCCAGGCCACCGGTGGCACGAAGGTGTCGTTCGGTGAGTTCGGCATCCAGGCCATCACGCCCGCGTACGTGACGAACCGTCAGATCGAGTCCGCTCGTATCGCGATGACGCGTCACATCAAGCGTGGCGGAAAGGTGTGGATCAACATCTACCCCGACCGTCCGCTCACGAAGAAGCCGGCCGAAACCCGCATGGGTTCCGGTAAGGGTTCGCCGGAGTGGTGGGTCGCAAACGTCAAGCCGGGTCGCGTCCTCTTCGAGGTCGCGGGCGTCAACGAGCAGCTCGCTCGTGAGGCCCTCACCCGTGCCATTCACAAGCTGCCTCTCAAGGCACGCATCATCAAGCGCGAGGAGGGCGACGCGTAA